The Pseudanabaena galeata CCNP1313 genome includes a region encoding these proteins:
- a CDS encoding response regulator: protein MTAKKVLVIDDSIMIRKMVKSILSGKYDVLEASDGKSGLDAARRAFPDLILLDFVMPKYNGYQTLQAIRRVEGLQKVPVIMISGLKEQVTEHVPEPFTEFDFLEKPFEADVLVARIQNFLTPEPAQPVSAATARSAPAAVREMPRTEEPSLQMIVNRLTATETLLVQGIENLIQREVVARFNELNARIDHQDQAINSLTQRMEKISEQIDHQNKGLMVILRELKSLQNK from the coding sequence ATGACTGCAAAGAAAGTACTGGTAATTGACGACAGCATCATGATCCGCAAAATGGTCAAAAGCATTTTGTCAGGAAAATATGATGTCTTAGAAGCAAGTGATGGCAAATCAGGGTTAGATGCTGCTCGCCGAGCCTTTCCTGACCTAATTTTGCTTGATTTCGTGATGCCCAAATACAATGGTTATCAAACCTTACAGGCAATCCGTCGTGTCGAAGGATTGCAAAAAGTTCCTGTAATCATGATTTCGGGGCTGAAGGAACAAGTCACTGAGCATGTGCCTGAGCCATTCACTGAGTTTGACTTCCTTGAAAAACCCTTTGAAGCGGATGTATTAGTTGCTCGCATTCAAAACTTTTTAACACCTGAACCTGCTCAACCCGTTTCAGCAGCGACTGCTCGATCTGCACCTGCTGCGGTTAGAGAGATGCCGCGTACCGAAGAACCCAGTCTACAAATGATCGTTAATCGACTCACTGCGACTGAGACTTTGTTAGTACAAGGAATCGAAAATTTGATTCAGCGTGAAGTTGTAGCGCGGTTTAATGAGTTAAATGCTCGAATCGATCATCAAGATCAGGCGATCAATTCTTTGACTCAGCGCATGGAAAAAATCTCAGAACAAATTGATCATCAAAATAAAGGTTTGATGGTGATTTTGCGAGAGTTAAAATCTTTACAAAACAAATAA
- a CDS encoding IS982 family transposase — MDITRIFCEVDDFCQSFEKHWQEQPMLPSMQGERKSRSRMRLSEVMTIAITFHGSGYKTFKDFYTLTVIPFWRKAFPHLVSYTRFVELMPWTMMLLCCFLHTRKGEVTGISFIDSTPINVCVPCRAHAHKVFKGMVNWGKNSVGWHFGFKLHLIINDKGELLAFKLTPANIDDRQPVPEMAQDLFGQLFGDRGYISQKLFEKLYEQGLQLITKRKKNMKNCLVKLIDKILLRKRAIIESVNDQLKNISQIEHSRHRSFFNFLVNLLAGLVAYTYRETKPALDLLFKGLPALPPAIF, encoded by the coding sequence TTGGATATCACGCGAATCTTCTGTGAAGTGGATGATTTTTGCCAAAGCTTTGAAAAACACTGGCAAGAGCAACCAATGTTGCCATCAATGCAGGGAGAAAGGAAAAGTCGCTCAAGAATGAGGTTGAGTGAAGTGATGACCATCGCGATCACCTTTCATGGGTCAGGATACAAGACCTTCAAAGACTTCTATACCCTAACTGTAATACCGTTTTGGCGGAAAGCATTTCCCCACTTGGTAAGCTACACCCGCTTTGTCGAGCTAATGCCTTGGACAATGATGTTGTTATGTTGCTTTCTGCATACCCGCAAAGGCGAAGTGACAGGAATATCATTCATCGACTCCACACCGATCAATGTCTGTGTACCATGCCGTGCCCATGCCCATAAAGTATTCAAAGGTATGGTCAATTGGGGCAAAAACTCAGTGGGATGGCACTTTGGCTTCAAGCTACATTTGATTATCAATGACAAAGGGGAATTGCTTGCCTTCAAGCTCACACCAGCCAATATTGATGACCGACAACCTGTGCCTGAGATGGCTCAAGACCTCTTTGGTCAATTGTTTGGTGACCGTGGTTATATCTCCCAAAAGTTGTTTGAGAAGCTCTATGAACAAGGTTTACAACTGATTACTAAGCGCAAGAAAAATATGAAAAACTGTTTGGTCAAGTTGATTGATAAGATTTTGCTGCGTAAGCGCGCAATTATTGAGTCCGTCAATGACCAACTCAAAAACATTTCTCAGATTGAGCATTCAAGACATCGCAGTTTTTTTAATTTTCTTGTCAACCTTTTAGCTGGGTTGGTTGCTTATACATATCGAGAGACTAAACCTGCTTTAGATCTTCTCTTCAAAGGCTTACCTGCTCTTCCTCCTGCCATCTTTTAG
- a CDS encoding sugar transferase: protein MTSVVVRKLQEIPITHSKETSYISNLMFNSKQIAISVGTFACNQFSMFKPSILSKARSDNDLQTRLNIVTVEPEIGESQLKNLADVCYRSGKNVFLNLPSANELPQTHKPITWIVKRTLDWLAALFILLILSPVMFALAVIIATTSSGSVFFHQWRVGEGGNLFNVSSTH from the coding sequence ATGACTAGCGTTGTTGTCAGAAAACTCCAAGAGATTCCAATTACTCATTCAAAAGAGACTTCATATATATCTAACTTAATGTTTAACTCTAAGCAAATTGCGATTTCTGTAGGGACATTTGCCTGTAATCAGTTTAGTATGTTTAAGCCTTCTATATTAAGTAAAGCTAGATCTGACAATGATCTTCAGACCAGACTAAATATAGTAACAGTTGAGCCTGAAATTGGCGAATCTCAACTTAAGAATTTAGCTGATGTATGTTATAGGTCAGGGAAAAATGTATTTTTAAATCTTCCCTCTGCAAATGAATTGCCACAAACGCATAAGCCAATCACTTGGATAGTAAAAAGGACTTTGGATTGGTTAGCGGCTTTGTTTATTCTTCTAATTCTTAGTCCAGTTATGTTTGCATTAGCTGTGATTATTGCTACTACTTCAAGTGGTTCAGTATTTTTTCATCAATGGCGAGTCGGCGAAGGTGGCAATTTATTTAACGTGAGTTCGACGCACTAA
- a CDS encoding DUF1818 family protein — MLNFTDQNAAKHLLCGEGWRVGWRSDADVYKGLVGADSWAIELTEGEFKDFCKLASQLAETMQLMAGELSDGEKICCTLETEELCLEVNGYPHAFNLHFQLLTGRRSEGFWDEGAVPFLIEAIAHLLN; from the coding sequence ATGTTAAATTTCACGGATCAAAACGCAGCAAAGCATCTGCTTTGTGGGGAGGGTTGGCGAGTTGGCTGGCGCTCAGATGCGGATGTATATAAGGGACTGGTGGGGGCAGACAGTTGGGCGATCGAGCTAACTGAGGGTGAGTTTAAAGATTTTTGTAAATTAGCATCGCAACTTGCAGAGACAATGCAGTTGATGGCAGGTGAGTTGTCAGATGGGGAAAAAATTTGCTGTACCTTAGAGACTGAAGAGCTTTGCCTTGAGGTGAATGGCTATCCTCACGCTTTTAATTTGCATTTTCAGTTATTAACGGGGCGACGTTCAGAAGGCTTTTGGGATGAGGGTGCTGTGCCTTTTTTGATTGAGGCGATCGCCCATTTGCTAAATTAA
- a CDS encoding Uma2 family endonuclease, translating into MTSVVIEKNVIDSEVKPKLTLEEFLKLPDIDESYELVEGEAIKKMSPKFFHSSLTTVFWVELSAWCDGFGRVRVEWSVVLKRRDKDWVPVPDLLYVSHERLASDWREDAPCPVLPELVIEIVSPDQIFNQLAQKAMDYLSAGVDRVWVIYPPMRSLTVFFADRPPETYRGDRQITDDLFPNLAVTSEQFFIKAGI; encoded by the coding sequence ATGACCAGTGTTGTTATTGAAAAAAATGTAATTGACTCAGAGGTAAAGCCAAAATTAACCTTAGAGGAGTTTTTGAAATTGCCAGATATAGATGAAAGTTATGAGCTAGTTGAAGGAGAAGCAATTAAAAAAATGTCACCTAAATTTTTTCACTCTTCCTTAACAACTGTTTTTTGGGTTGAGCTTTCAGCGTGGTGTGATGGGTTTGGGCGCGTGAGGGTAGAGTGGTCAGTGGTCTTAAAACGAAGGGATAAAGATTGGGTTCCTGTGCCTGACTTGCTCTATGTTTCCCATGAGCGTCTTGCTTCAGATTGGCGTGAAGATGCACCTTGTCCAGTGTTGCCTGAATTAGTGATTGAGATTGTATCGCCAGATCAAATTTTTAATCAGCTAGCTCAAAAAGCGATGGATTATTTGAGCGCAGGCGTGGATCGTGTTTGGGTAATTTATCCACCGATGCGGAGCCTGACGGTATTTTTTGCCGATCGCCCTCCTGAGACTTATCGAGGCGATCGCCAAATCACTGATGATTTATTTCCTAACTTGGCAGTAACTTCAGAACAGTTTTTTATAAAAGCGGGAATTTAA
- a CDS encoding IS982 family transposase — protein MDITRIFCEVDDFCESFEKHWQEQPMLPSMQGERKSRSRMRLSEVMTIAIAFHGSGYKTFKDFYTLTVIPFWRKAFPHLVSYTRFVELMPWTMMLLCCFLHTRKGEVTGISFIDSTPINVCVPCRAHAHKVFKGMVNWGKNSVGWHFGFKLHLIINDKGELLAFKLTPANVDDRQPVPEMAQDLFGQLFGDRGYISQKLFEKLYEQGLQLITKRKKNMKNCLVKLIDKILLRKRAIIESVNDQLKNISQIEHSRHRSFFNFLVNLLAGLVAYTYRETKPALDLLFKGLPALPPAIF, from the coding sequence TTGGATATCACGCGAATCTTCTGTGAAGTGGATGATTTCTGCGAAAGCTTTGAAAAACACTGGCAAGAGCAACCAATGTTGCCATCAATGCAGGGAGAAAGGAAAAGTCGCTCAAGAATGAGGTTGAGTGAAGTGATGACCATCGCGATCGCCTTTCATGGGTCAGGATACAAGACCTTCAAAGACTTCTATACCCTAACTGTAATACCGTTTTGGCGGAAAGCTTTTCCCCACTTGGTAAGCTACACCCGCTTTGTGGAGCTAATGCCTTGGACAATGATGTTGTTATGTTGCTTTCTGCATACACGCAAAGGCGAAGTGACAGGAATATCATTCATCGACTCCACACCGATCAATGTCTGTGTACCATGCCGTGCCCATGCCCATAAAGTATTCAAAGGTATGGTCAATTGGGGCAAAAACTCAGTGGGTTGGCACTTTGGCTTCAAGCTACATTTGATTATCAACGACAAAGGGGAATTGCTTGCCTTCAAGCTCACACCAGCCAATGTTGATGACCGACAACCTGTGCCTGAGATGGCTCAAGACCTCTTTGGTCAATTGTTTGGTGACCGTGGTTATATCTCCCAAAAGTTGTTTGAGAAGCTCTATGAACAAGGTTTACAACTGATTACTAAGCGCAAGAAAAATATGAAAAACTGTTTGGTCAAGTTGATTGACAAGATTTTGCTGCGTAAGCGCGCAATTATTGAGTCCGTCAATGACCAACTCAAAAACATTTCTCAGATTGAGCATTCAAGACATCGCAGTTTTTTTAATTTTCTTGTCAACCTTTTAGCTGGGTTGGTTGCTTATACATATCGAGAGACTAAACCTGCTTTAGATCTTCTCTTCAAAGGCTTGCCTGCTCTTCCTCCTGCCATCTTTTAG
- the cruF gene encoding gamma-carotene 1'-hydroxylase CruF translates to MRRAIPAQWINLGMHLVSMVFGLFGLVFVLPNTEFIESLSEAGLQVFSWGMQNGGASYMIFGAIAAFLYGKQTIGLKRTLAFCIPAIGLSLSSELLGTSTGFPFGAYAYLSGLGYKIADLVPFTIPLSWFYMGFSAFLVSATLMRFGTGWGYRIAAIALGSLMLTSWDFVLDPAMSQTPYPFWEWHQAGEFYGMPYQNFFGWFGTGCVFMTVASLIWGKDNQPILNRQQIIFPTIMYAGNFMFALILSFNAGFYVPALLGIVVGALPIVVLYFSTPNGEDEEAIANSSTNIPVIAVDTPKVETIATR, encoded by the coding sequence ATGAGGAGAGCGATCCCCGCACAATGGATTAATTTAGGAATGCACCTAGTTTCAATGGTGTTTGGTCTATTTGGCTTGGTTTTCGTACTGCCAAATACCGAGTTTATTGAAAGCTTGTCTGAAGCTGGTTTGCAAGTCTTTTCATGGGGAATGCAAAATGGCGGTGCATCCTACATGATTTTTGGCGCGATCGCCGCTTTCCTTTATGGGAAGCAAACTATCGGGCTCAAGCGCACACTTGCATTTTGCATTCCTGCGATCGGACTTTCCCTAAGTAGTGAATTACTAGGAACTAGTACTGGTTTTCCTTTTGGTGCTTATGCTTATCTCAGTGGTTTAGGTTACAAAATTGCAGATTTAGTACCTTTCACAATTCCCCTGTCATGGTTTTACATGGGATTTTCTGCGTTCTTAGTATCAGCAACTCTAATGCGCTTCGGCACAGGCTGGGGCTATAGAATTGCGGCGATCGCTCTGGGATCTTTAATGCTGACATCGTGGGACTTTGTACTTGATCCCGCAATGAGCCAAACACCCTATCCTTTCTGGGAATGGCATCAAGCAGGCGAATTCTACGGAATGCCTTACCAAAACTTTTTTGGCTGGTTTGGGACTGGCTGCGTATTTATGACAGTTGCCTCACTAATTTGGGGCAAAGACAATCAACCAATTCTCAATCGTCAACAAATCATTTTCCCTACAATCATGTATGCAGGAAACTTTATGTTTGCGTTGATATTGAGCTTTAATGCAGGTTTTTACGTTCCAGCTTTGTTAGGTATTGTCGTTGGAGCCTTGCCAATTGTGGTGCTTTATTTCTCTACTCCTAATGGTGAAGACGAAGAAGCGATCGCTAACTCTTCTACAAATATCCCAGTGATAGCAGTAGATACGCCCAAAGTAGAAACAATTGCTACTCGTTAA
- a CDS encoding (2Fe-2S) ferredoxin domain-containing protein: MDSSPSRQVLVCQHRTCAKDGADKVLATLQQQKIVKVSVEACGCLGLCGSGPIVVVLPDNIYYWHVTPKKAQTIVEMHLLGNEPIRSMMHPRLHPN, from the coding sequence TTGGATAGTTCTCCCAGCCGTCAAGTTCTTGTTTGTCAACATCGCACCTGTGCCAAGGATGGTGCAGATAAAGTTTTGGCAACATTGCAACAGCAAAAAATTGTTAAGGTCAGTGTAGAAGCTTGTGGCTGTCTAGGGCTATGTGGCTCTGGTCCTATAGTTGTTGTATTGCCAGACAATATCTACTATTGGCATGTTACGCCTAAAAAAGCCCAGACAATAGTTGAAATGCATTTACTTGGTAACGAACCGATCCGTTCAATGATGCATCCTCGATTACATCCCAATTAG
- a CDS encoding Uma2 family endonuclease, with protein sequence MTAQLIAPSTHKFTTHQYNLMHEAGVFAEGDRLELINGEIREMSPIGRKHVACIIRLVKLFEKKLGDLAMVSAQNSVLLNNHAQPQPDIAVLKWRDDFYEEHLPTPDDILLIIEVADSTITYDRDEKMPLYAANGIPEMWLFNVNKKIIEGYTQPSASGYKRMQRYEQGDTLSILAFPDMIFNWSELF encoded by the coding sequence ATGACAGCCCAATTAATTGCGCCCAGCACCCATAAATTCACGACCCATCAATACAACCTCATGCATGAAGCGGGAGTATTTGCTGAGGGCGATCGCCTTGAATTAATTAACGGAGAAATCAGAGAAATGTCACCCATTGGCAGAAAACACGTTGCTTGTATTATTCGACTAGTTAAGTTATTTGAGAAAAAATTGGGCGATCTCGCTATGGTTTCCGCTCAAAATTCTGTCCTATTAAACAATCATGCCCAGCCACAGCCAGATATTGCTGTCCTTAAATGGCGTGATGATTTTTATGAGGAACATTTACCAACACCTGATGACATTTTGTTGATTATCGAAGTTGCGGATAGCACGATCACCTATGACCGAGATGAAAAAATGCCCCTTTACGCAGCCAATGGTATTCCTGAAATGTGGCTATTTAATGTGAATAAAAAAATTATTGAAGGCTATACACAACCATCAGCATCAGGCTATAAGCGGATGCAGCGCTATGAGCAGGGTGATACCCTCTCAATTCTTGCATTTCCTGACATGATTTTTAATTGGTCAGAATTATTTTAA
- a CDS encoding cysteine synthase A, with translation MTRDIRIGFANSVGNTPLIKIESLSEATGCTILGKAEFLNPGGSVKDRAALFMVLEAEKAGTLKAGGTIVEGTAGNTGIGLALVANARGYRSVIVMPSNQSQEKIDLLRTLGAEVELTTPAPFASPDNYYHVARKRSEEVNNSFWANQFENLSNSDAHYYTTAPEIWNQTGGELDGIVMSSGTGGTIGGVTAYLKEQNPKIATYLIDPTGSGLYSYVTKGEFKAEGSSITEGIGINRATANFNRARLDGAFQGTDQQVIEMAQYLLKHDGLFIGSSAALNAVGAVKLARKLGKGHTIATILCDGGGRYQSRMYNPEWLAEKGLSPLATGLEFIDD, from the coding sequence ATGACACGCGATATTCGTATTGGTTTTGCTAACTCTGTGGGTAATACCCCCCTCATTAAAATTGAATCTCTTTCAGAAGCGACAGGCTGCACTATTTTAGGCAAAGCTGAATTTCTGAATCCAGGTGGTAGCGTTAAGGATCGCGCTGCTCTATTTATGGTGTTAGAAGCTGAAAAAGCGGGAACCCTCAAAGCTGGCGGTACGATTGTTGAAGGGACAGCAGGCAATACTGGCATTGGTTTAGCTCTTGTTGCTAATGCACGTGGTTATCGCAGTGTAATTGTGATGCCTAGTAATCAATCGCAAGAGAAAATTGATTTACTCAGGACTTTGGGCGCTGAAGTAGAACTAACTACCCCTGCACCTTTTGCTAGTCCTGACAATTACTATCATGTTGCTCGGAAGCGTTCGGAAGAAGTTAATAATTCTTTTTGGGCAAATCAGTTTGAGAACTTATCTAATTCTGACGCGCACTACTATACGACTGCACCTGAAATCTGGAATCAAACTGGCGGCGAACTAGATGGAATTGTTATGTCTTCTGGTACTGGTGGTACGATCGGCGGAGTGACGGCTTATCTCAAAGAACAAAACCCTAAAATTGCTACCTATTTAATTGATCCCACTGGTTCAGGTTTATATAGTTACGTGACTAAGGGTGAATTTAAGGCTGAAGGTAGTTCGATTACTGAAGGTATTGGCATCAATCGAGCAACAGCAAACTTTAATCGGGCAAGACTTGATGGGGCTTTCCAAGGTACTGATCAGCAAGTAATCGAGATGGCACAGTATTTACTAAAGCATGATGGCTTGTTTATAGGCAGTTCGGCGGCGCTAAATGCAGTTGGTGCAGTCAAACTGGCGCGTAAACTAGGCAAAGGTCACACGATCGCGACAATTCTCTGTGATGGTGGTGGTCGATATCAGAGCCGAATGTATAACCCAGAATGGCTAGCAGAAAAAGGTTTATCTCCATTGGCTACAGGGCTGGAGTTTATTGATGACTAA
- a CDS encoding universal stress protein, with amino-acid sequence MKFLVAIDGSQASEHALAKALSFAVPLEAEIVLLTVVEPLSSYIPEVMLPTGDWVGWRGLPDVELERKILNAGQALLQKAQDTCQASQIKNRTRLETGQPRDVICYVAKEETPDLVILGSRGLGSIERMMLGSVSDYVMHHCVSPVLVVR; translated from the coding sequence ATGAAATTTTTAGTTGCTATTGATGGCTCTCAAGCTAGCGAACACGCTCTTGCAAAAGCTTTAAGCTTTGCAGTTCCTCTAGAAGCCGAAATTGTCTTGTTGACTGTTGTTGAACCACTTAGTAGTTATATCCCTGAGGTTATGCTGCCGACAGGTGATTGGGTTGGTTGGCGTGGATTGCCCGATGTGGAACTGGAGCGCAAAATCTTAAATGCAGGTCAAGCCCTACTCCAAAAAGCCCAAGACACTTGTCAAGCTTCCCAGATTAAAAACCGTACTAGACTAGAAACAGGACAGCCTCGAGATGTAATTTGCTATGTGGCAAAGGAAGAAACCCCCGATTTAGTGATTTTGGGATCGCGAGGGTTAGGTTCGATTGAAAGGATGATGCTAGGTAGTGTCAGTGATTATGTGATGCATCATTGTGTCTCACCAGTTCTCGTCGTGCGCTAA
- a CDS encoding tetratricopeptide repeat protein: MEEISAEQLASELYQQGVSNFEGGNYQQAIALLERARALAILETTLGGEILIWLANAYDAMGRTEEAIALCRSLKKHPVNSVRKSARYMLGILTAPQLSKLEGVVSEVPILQSPDSYQSKPVARSNITNQNSQKPFREVPLEKPNTESNNNFLWFAIAVSLLLLAIWTTK, translated from the coding sequence ATGGAAGAAATCAGTGCGGAACAACTAGCGTCGGAGCTATATCAACAAGGAGTGAGCAACTTTGAGGGTGGCAACTATCAACAGGCGATCGCCCTACTCGAACGCGCCCGTGCTTTAGCTATTTTAGAAACCACTTTGGGTGGCGAAATTCTCATATGGCTAGCCAATGCCTATGATGCAATGGGTAGAACTGAAGAGGCGATCGCCCTATGTCGTAGCCTTAAAAAGCACCCAGTTAATAGTGTGCGGAAATCAGCCCGTTACATGTTGGGAATTTTGACTGCGCCACAGTTAAGCAAACTTGAAGGTGTTGTATCGGAAGTGCCGATTTTACAATCACCTGATAGTTACCAATCGAAGCCAGTGGCAAGAAGTAACATTACCAACCAGAATAGTCAAAAGCCATTTCGTGAAGTTCCTCTTGAAAAGCCAAATACCGAAAGCAACAATAACTTTTTGTGGTTTGCGATCGCAGTTTCTTTACTGCTTTTAGCAATTTGGACAACAAAATGA
- a CDS encoding sugar transferase: MKFRTMITDADKLHHLVMSGQTGLHKCEDDPRITNVGRWMRKYSLDELPQLFNVLRGEMSLVGPRPWALYDALRINGDRKRRLNSLPGVTGAWQVSARSTMLDLDAVTDCDLSYLRNWTLWSDLKILLMTFPKVLSGFGAY, encoded by the coding sequence ATTAAATTTCGCACTATGATTACTGATGCTGACAAACTACATCATCTAGTGATGAGTGGTCAAACTGGTCTGCATAAGTGTGAAGACGATCCAAGAATTACTAATGTCGGTCGTTGGATGCGTAAGTATAGCCTTGATGAGCTACCCCAACTTTTTAATGTTTTGAGGGGTGAAATGAGTTTGGTAGGGCCTCGTCCTTGGGCTTTGTATGATGCTTTGCGTATTAATGGCGATCGCAAAAGAAGATTAAATTCATTACCTGGTGTGACTGGAGCGTGGCAAGTAAGCGCTCGTTCGACAATGCTAGATCTGGATGCAGTTACTGATTGTGATTTAAGTTATCTTCGCAACTGGACTTTGTGGTCAGACTTGAAAATTTTGTTGATGACTTTTCCCAAGGTTTTGTCTGGATTTGGAGCTTACTAA
- the mutT gene encoding 8-oxo-dGTP diphosphatase MutT, translating to MTNLRTDLTTKKYRCIGVGVVWDRDRQRILIDRRLPEGELASYWEFPGGKIERHETAAECIKRELQEELAIDVEVGDHLITVDFEYETLRVSLIVHHCTHISGEPQAIACSEIRWVTVDELDTYQLPAANYQIVQALKE from the coding sequence ATGACTAATTTGAGGACTGATTTAACAACGAAAAAGTATCGCTGTATCGGTGTTGGTGTGGTCTGGGATCGCGATCGCCAACGTATCCTGATTGATCGTCGTTTGCCTGAGGGCGAACTGGCTAGCTATTGGGAATTTCCAGGTGGGAAGATTGAGAGGCATGAGACTGCGGCAGAGTGTATCAAGCGTGAGTTGCAAGAGGAACTAGCGATCGATGTGGAAGTTGGCGATCATTTGATCACCGTCGATTTTGAATATGAAACATTGAGAGTAAGTTTAATCGTGCATCACTGTACCCATATTTCAGGTGAACCGCAGGCGATCGCTTGTTCAGAAATCCGCTGGGTAACGGTTGATGAATTAGATACCTATCAATTGCCCGCCGCTAACTATCAAATAGTCCAAGCATTAAAAGAATAA
- a CDS encoding DNA-directed RNA polymerase subunit omega yields the protein MAKRYTIDSSQIIRRVEELIDASSNRYRITVQVANRAKLRRYEDDDYDDRMMKPILRAIMEMSDEISQPEILSD from the coding sequence ATGGCAAAACGCTACACTATTGATTCATCACAAATTATTCGTCGTGTCGAAGAACTGATAGATGCTTCTTCTAATCGTTATCGTATTACTGTGCAAGTGGCTAATCGTGCCAAGCTCAGACGCTATGAAGATGATGATTATGACGATCGCATGATGAAGCCGATCCTCCGCGCCATTATGGAAATGTCTGATGAAATTTCCCAGCCTGAAATTCTAAGCGACTGA